The DNA sequence TCGCCGCCGTCGTGATCGCGAAGTTCGGCATCGCGTGGACCTTCGGCCTCAACGCGCTGAGTTTCCTCGCCGTGCTGCTGAGCCTCGCGCTCATCGCCATCCCGGTCGAGGCGCGCGAGCTCGAGGGCGCACGCAAGGGCGCGCTCGACGGCATGCTCGAGGCCCTGCGCTACGTCCGCAGCACCAAGCCCCTGCCGGCGCTGATGCTCGTCGCCATGGTGTTCTCGATCCTCGGCATTCCGGTCATCACCCTGTTGCCTGTCGTCGCGCGCGACCTGCTGGGCTTGGGGCCCGAGGGCTACGGTGCGCTGATGGCGTCGCTGGGCATCGGCGCGATGGCCGGCGCATTGGCCATCGCCGCCACGGGCGGCGGTGGGCGCAAGGGTCGCACGCTCTGGATCGCCTCGCACGCATTCCCGCTGTTGCTCGTGATCTTCGCCCTCGTGCGCCTGCCGCAGCTCAACGCGCTGCTGCTCTTCGCCACGGGCATCACGATGATCGTCAACAACGCGCTGGTGAACTCGCGCCTGCAGGAGATCGTCCCCGACGCGATGCGCGGCCGCGTGATGTCGCTGTACATCATGGTGTACATCGGGGGCTCGCCGATCGGCAGCTTCGTGGCCGGCGCGCTCGCGAAAGCCGTCGGTACCGCCTGGGCGATCGGCGGCACCGCGGCGCTCATGCTACTCTTCGCGCTCTGGGTGTTCCGACGGGAACCCGCGCTCACGGCGCACTGAGCGGCCGTACTGCCCGCCCTCGGACCGCGAGAGCTTCCGTCGCGCCACCAGCGCCTCGAGGACAAGCTCGCAGCTCGACACCAGCGCATCGTCATCGCCGTGCGGCAACGATGACTCGCGCACGATGCCCATGAGTCCCGGCACCGCGCCAAACCCGGCTTTCGCCGCCGCGGCCGTCGCGTCGTCGCTCACCTGCAGTGCCTGGCCTTCGTCGAACCAGATGATGATCTCGTCCAGCGGCAGCGACGGCTCCCGTTCCTTGAGCGTGGCATCCGCCGCGCGGCGGATGAGTTCGCGCGCGATCACCGCGCCGCCGATGAGCTCACCCTCGTACTCCAACTCGATCTTGCCCGTGATGGCCGGCAGCGCCGCGTAGAGGTCTGCGAGCCGCGGCACCACCGCCGGCTCATTCAACCGCACCGCCCGCCGCTCGGCGTTCGAGACGATGTTCTCCATCAACGTGATGCTGAGCCGCTGCGACACGCCCGAGCGCTGGTCGATGCGCTTCTCCTTGCGCGCCTCGAAGGCCACGCGCTCGGCCACCTCGGCCACCAACTCCGGCACGCGGACCGGCAGGCCGTCGCGCTGCGTCCACGCTTCCTGCGACGTGATCTCCAGCGCGAGGTCGACCGTGCTCGGGTAGTGCGTTTGGATCTCCGAGCCGATGCGGTCCTTGAGCGGCGTGATGATCTTGCCGCGCGCCGTGAAGTCCTCGGGGTTCGCGGTGAAGGCGAGGACCACGTCCAGCGCGAGACGGACGGGGTAGCCCTTGATCTGCACGTCGCCTTCCTGCATCACGTTGAACAGGCCCACCTGCACCTTGCCGGCGAGGTCGGGCAGTTCATTCAGGGCGAAGATGCCGCGGTGCGCGCGCGGCAGCATGCCGTAGTGGATGCTCAGTTCATCGGCGAGCAGGTGTCCGCCGCGCGCCGCCTTGATCGGATCCAAGTCGCCGATGAGGTCGGCCACCGTCACGTCCGGCGTCGCGAGCTTCTCGACGTAGCGCTGGTCCGACGTCAGCCAGGCGATCGGCGTGTCGTCGCCGGCTTCCTTCACGCGCTCACGGCCGAACTTCGAGATCGGCGCGAACGGATCGTCGTTCACCTCGCTGCCCGCGATGACGGGAATCGCCGGATCGAGCAGCGTCGTCAGCGCGCGCAGGATGCGCGACTTTGCCTGGCCGCGGGTGCCGAGCAGGATGAAGTTGTGCCGCGAGAGCAGCGCATTCACGATCTGCGGCATCACGGTGTCTTCGTAGCCGAGCACGCCCTTGAACAGCGGCTGGCCGCTCTTGATGCGCGCGAGCAGGTTCGCGCGGAGCTCGTCCTTCACGGAGCGGCCCTTCTTGGGCGCGGTACCGAACTCGGAGGCGCGCAGGGCGCCGAGGGTCTGCGGCAGGGACTTCGTCACGATACGCCTGGGGTTGGAGGCCAGCCCACTAACGCGCGAGGGGCCGCCGCGGTTCAATCCGCCGCGCGGATCTCCACGAGGCAATCGTAGAACGTCGGTCCCGCACCCATGTCGGTGAGCTTCTGCGACGTCACGGCGTTCACATTCCGGCCGTCCGTCGAGAGCTTGGCCCACCAGATGCCCGGCGCCCACGCCACCGCCTCGCGGATGCCTTCGCGCAGCCGCGCCCGCGCCGTGAAGTGCCCGCGATCGTTCTCGACGATCACCATCTGGCCGTCATGGATGCCGCGCCGCTCCGCATCGCGCGGATGCAGCGAGACCTCGGGCTCCTTCGCCGCACGCTGCAGCGGCCCGATGTTCACGAAGGTCGAGTTGAGGAACTGGTGCGCCGGCGAGGAGATCAGCGTGATCGGGTACTTCGCTGCCAAGGCCGGCACCTGCTCGGGGAACTCGTGCGGCGGCGTGAAGTCGGGCAGGGGATCGAGCCCCATGTCCGCCATGCGCTGCGAAAAGAACTCGCACTTGCCGCTCGGCGTGCGGAAGCCGCCACGGGCGAACGGCACGTACGGCTTGGGCAGGTTGAGCCGCAGCCATCCGTGCTTCTCCAGCTCCTCGAAGCTCAGGCCCTTGAGCGCCTCGGCCTGCGAATCCAGCGCCTGCTTCACCAGCGTCACGTCGTCGTCGCGCAGGCTCTCGTGCTCGAGCCCCATGCGTGCGGCCAGCCGCCGGAAGATCTCCGTGTTCGGCAACGCCTGGCCCACCGGCGCGATCGCCGGCTTGTTGAGCGAGGCGTAGAGGTGCCCGTAGGAGAAATGGATGTCCCAGTGCTCGAGCTGCGTCGTCGCAGGAAGGATCCAATCGGCGTAGTCCGCCGTGTCCGTCCGGAAATGCTCCAGCACGACGACAAACAAATCCTCGCGCTTGAAGCCTTCGATCACACGCAGGAAGTCCGGCGCGATCGCCGCGGGATTCGAGTTGTACACGACCAGCGCCTTGACCGGCGGACCACCGACCCCCGCATCGGGCTTCGTCAGGGCGTCGCCGAGCAGTGACATGTTGATCGTGCGCGTGCCGGCTGGCGAGAGATCCTCACGGTGCAGCATCGCGCGATTGAACGCGAAGTTCGCGCTCGACGAGAGGTGCACGCCGCCGGCGGGACGCCGCCAGTGCCCGACCACCGCCGGGAGGCAGGCGATCGTCCGCACGGCCATCGCGCCGCCACCGTGGCGCTGCAATCCATAGTTGATGCGCACGTAGGCCGCCTTGGCCTTCGCGTACTCCCGGGCCAGCGTGACGATCCGCTCGGCGGGCACACCCGTGATCTCCGCCACCTTCTCCGGCGGGTAGCGCTTCACGCGCTCGTGCAGCTGCTCGGCGCCCAGCGTGTACTGCGTCAGATAGTCGTCGTCCTGCAGCCCCTCGGCGAAGATCACGTGCATCAAGCCCAGCGCGAGGGCGGCATCGGTACCGGGGCGGATTCCGATCCACTCATCGCACTGCTCCGCCGTGCGTGTACGGATCGGATCGATGCAGATGACCGGCGTGCCTTTGGCGCGCGCCTCGAGCACCTTCGGCCAGAGGTGCGGATTGCTCGTCAGCGTGTTCGTGCCCCAGAGGATCACGAGATCGCTCTCCGGCACCAACTCGGCGTCCGCGCCGATGCTCGCGCCCACGGTCATGCGCATGCCCCACATGCCAGCGGTCGCGCAGATCGTGCGGTCGAGCTTCGATGCGCCCATCAAATGGAAGAAGCGTCGGTCGATGCTTTCGCCCTGCAGCAGGCCCATCGTGCCGGCGTAGGAATACGGCAGGATGCTCTGCGGCCCGTCGGCCGATGCGCGGATCGCATTCAAGCGCGCGGCAATCGCATCGAGGGCTTCATCCCAGCTTGCTTCGACGAATGTCGCGCCCGGACCCTTGGGTCCCACGCGCTTGAGCGGCGTGAGCACGCGGTCCGCATGGTACGTGCGCTCGAGGTAGCGGTTCACCTTCGTGCAGAGGAAACCCTGCGTGAAGGGATGGTCCTTGTCACCTTGGATGCGCGTCGCGCGACCGTCCTCGACCGTCACCAGTGTGGCGCAGGTGTCGGGGCAGTCGTGCGGGCAGGCGCCGCGGACGACGGTCGCCGTCACGCGATCGCCTCGACCTGCGCGCTCATCGCGAGCTCACCCTGCTTGACCTGCACCGCACTGCCCGGCACGATCTCGCGGCGCAACATCGCGATGGCCAGCGGGCCGCGCTCCGGCGAGACCACGCTCGAGCGCACCTCGCCGATCTCCTTGCCCTCGGCGTCGACGACCGTCGCGCCGCGCGGCAGCGGCGACTCCGCCCGCAACCAGCGCAGGTGCCGATTCACGTGTCCGCGGAAATGGATGCGCGCCACGACTTCCTGGCCGGTGTAGCAGCCCTTGGTGAAGGAAATCGCGCCCAACGCGTCGAGATTCGCTTCCTGCGGGATCGTCTCGCCGTCCATTTCGACGCCGAAGCGCGGCAGGCCGCGCTCCACGCTGAGGACCTCGAGCTGCTCCGCGCTCACGTCGCGGATGCCCTGCGCCTCGAGTGCCGAGCGCAACTCGACGATGCGCGCCGGAGCGGCCACGATGTCCAGGCCGGGGACGCTGAAGTCATCCGAGCGAATCACGTCGACGCTGCCGTCCTCGCTGCGCCACAGCGCCAGCGGTGCGAGCGCGTCGAAGACCTCGTGCGACGCGCCAAGCAACGGCGCGACGAGCTTCGTCGCGCTCGCCCCGTAGACGCCGAGGCAGGCGGTCTGCTCGGTGATCACCGCGTACTTCGCCGTGCGCGGATTCACGAATTTCCTGATCATCCCGACGAAGGCGTCGGCGGACGACGGCTCGCAGTCGACGAAGAGATCGGCGCCGCGGTCGACGACGCGGATCATCGCGATGACGCGGCCCTTCGGCGTAAGCGCGACGGCGCGTTGGCCATGCCCCGGCTGCAACGCCACGACGTCGTTCGTCACCAGTCCACCCAGCGACTCCTTGGCCTTCTCACCCGAGAACAGCATCCGGAGCCGCGTGCTGCGGTCCACGAGAAACGCGGTCATCCGATCCCCTTCACCGCCGGGCTGAGGAGCAGGCGCAAGCGTTCCGGCGTGAAGTCCGCCAGCGACTCGACCCAGCAATCGGCTTCCATCGCGTCCTGCGGTGGGTGCGCGCCCACCAGCACCGTGAGCAGGCCCGCCTCGCGCGCGGCGCGGACGCCGACGACGCTGTCCTCGACCGCCACGCCACGCAGCACTTGGCCCGGGAACAGCTCGGCTACCCGCGCGAGTGCCGCCTTGAACGGCGCGACCGTCGGCTTCGCGGCGGGTACGTCCTCGAGCGTGATGACCGGACGGAACACGCCGTCGAGCCCGCCGAGCTGCAGCACGAACTCGACGTCGCGGCGCGAGGCGCGCGTGACCACCGCCAGCCGCGCCATCGCCGACAGCTTCTCGAGCGCGGCGCGCAGGCCCACGGGCATCGTGACGCCCTTGCCGAGCCGCGCCGCGAACGCCCGTTCGGCGCGCAACCGCGCGAGGTCGACGGCGGTGGGATCGTCCGGCGCACCGGCCGCCTCGCGAATGCGCAGGATGGCATTCTCGAACGTGCGACCCTGCGCGAGCGGCAACAGCTCACCCGTCAGCGCGATGCCGTCCGCCGCCAGTGACTCGGCGAGCGCGGCATGCCGCAGCGTCGCGGTGTCCGCGAGGACGTTCTCGAACTCGATCATCAGGACGGGCAGCTCCATACCCGAATGCTAATCGGTCCGCGACCTCGCGTAGGCCGCGTCCAGGAGCTCGACCGGGTGCCGCGCCAGCACCGCCGATCCCTCGACCAGCAGCCCGGCGCCTATCTGCATCAAACAGCCCGGGTTGGCGGTCGCGACGATGCGGGCGCCGCTCTCGTGAATCCGGGCCAGCTTCGGCTTCAGCACCTGCTGCGCGACGTCCGGCTGGACAATTCCATAGATGCCGGCGGAGCCGCAGCATTGGGCACTGTCCTGCAGCGGGACCAGTCGGACGTCGCCGACCGCGTGCAGCACCTGGAGCGGCGGTTCGACGATTCGCTGGGCGTGCTGCAGGTGGCAGGGCGCGTCCCAGGCAACAGGCGTCTGGCTGGCCGTCGGCGCTGTCGGTTTCGGGCCGGCCTGGACCAGCAGTTCCGAGACATCGCGCACCTTCGCGCTGAACGCGGAGGCCCGCGCCGCCCAGGTCGAATCGTCGGCGAGAAGCTCGCCGTACTCACGGCACAT is a window from the Pseudogemmatithrix spongiicola genome containing:
- a CDS encoding MFS transporter, which codes for MSAATSLNPFRTLVRYRNFRIFWIGQSVSLIGSWMQQIAVGWLALELSNDAFLVGVVAAAGTFPILIFSMPGGLLADRADKLKIIRTAQALMLLEATALWWLAWTGHLTIGWLIALTSIGGLLAAFEIPARQALWVHLVDRHDLPKAIGLNSMGFNLARVLGPTIAAVVIAKFGIAWTFGLNALSFLAVLLSLALIAIPVEARELEGARKGALDGMLEALRYVRSTKPLPALMLVAMVFSILGIPVITLLPVVARDLLGLGPEGYGALMASLGIGAMAGALAIAATGGGGRKGRTLWIASHAFPLLLVIFALVRLPQLNALLLFATGITMIVNNALVNSRLQEIVPDAMRGRVMSLYIMVYIGGSPIGSFVAGALAKAVGTAWAIGGTAALMLLFALWVFRREPALTAH
- a CDS encoding magnesium chelatase, which translates into the protein MTKSLPQTLGALRASEFGTAPKKGRSVKDELRANLLARIKSGQPLFKGVLGYEDTVMPQIVNALLSRHNFILLGTRGQAKSRILRALTTLLDPAIPVIAGSEVNDDPFAPISKFGRERVKEAGDDTPIAWLTSDQRYVEKLATPDVTVADLIGDLDPIKAARGGHLLADELSIHYGMLPRAHRGIFALNELPDLAGKVQVGLFNVMQEGDVQIKGYPVRLALDVVLAFTANPEDFTARGKIITPLKDRIGSEIQTHYPSTVDLALEITSQEAWTQRDGLPVRVPELVAEVAERVAFEARKEKRIDQRSGVSQRLSITLMENIVSNAERRAVRLNEPAVVPRLADLYAALPAITGKIELEYEGELIGGAVIARELIRRAADATLKEREPSLPLDEIIIWFDEGQALQVSDDATAAAAKAGFGAVPGLMGIVRESSLPHGDDDALVSSCELVLEALVARRKLSRSEGGQYGRSVRRERGFPSEHPEREE
- a CDS encoding molybdopterin-containing oxidoreductase family protein, with product MTATVVRGACPHDCPDTCATLVTVEDGRATRIQGDKDHPFTQGFLCTKVNRYLERTYHADRVLTPLKRVGPKGPGATFVEASWDEALDAIAARLNAIRASADGPQSILPYSYAGTMGLLQGESIDRRFFHLMGASKLDRTICATAGMWGMRMTVGASIGADAELVPESDLVILWGTNTLTSNPHLWPKVLEARAKGTPVICIDPIRTRTAEQCDEWIGIRPGTDAALALGLMHVIFAEGLQDDDYLTQYTLGAEQLHERVKRYPPEKVAEITGVPAERIVTLAREYAKAKAAYVRINYGLQRHGGGAMAVRTIACLPAVVGHWRRPAGGVHLSSSANFAFNRAMLHREDLSPAGTRTINMSLLGDALTKPDAGVGGPPVKALVVYNSNPAAIAPDFLRVIEGFKREDLFVVVLEHFRTDTADYADWILPATTQLEHWDIHFSYGHLYASLNKPAIAPVGQALPNTEIFRRLAARMGLEHESLRDDDVTLVKQALDSQAEALKGLSFEELEKHGWLRLNLPKPYVPFARGGFRTPSGKCEFFSQRMADMGLDPLPDFTPPHEFPEQVPALAAKYPITLISSPAHQFLNSTFVNIGPLQRAAKEPEVSLHPRDAERRGIHDGQMVIVENDRGHFTARARLREGIREAVAWAPGIWWAKLSTDGRNVNAVTSQKLTDMGAGPTFYDCLVEIRAAD
- the ygfZ gene encoding CAF17-like 4Fe-4S cluster assembly/insertion protein YgfZ — its product is MTAFLVDRSTRLRMLFSGEKAKESLGGLVTNDVVALQPGHGQRAVALTPKGRVIAMIRVVDRGADLFVDCEPSSADAFVGMIRKFVNPRTAKYAVITEQTACLGVYGASATKLVAPLLGASHEVFDALAPLALWRSEDGSVDVIRSDDFSVPGLDIVAAPARIVELRSALEAQGIRDVSAEQLEVLSVERGLPRFGVEMDGETIPQEANLDALGAISFTKGCYTGQEVVARIHFRGHVNRHLRWLRAESPLPRGATVVDAEGKEIGEVRSSVVSPERGPLAIAMLRREIVPGSAVQVKQGELAMSAQVEAIA
- a CDS encoding HAD family hydrolase, which produces MELPVLMIEFENVLADTATLRHAALAESLAADGIALTGELLPLAQGRTFENAILRIREAAGAPDDPTAVDLARLRAERAFAARLGKGVTMPVGLRAALEKLSAMARLAVVTRASRRDVEFVLQLGGLDGVFRPVITLEDVPAAKPTVAPFKAALARVAELFPGQVLRGVAVEDSVVGVRAAREAGLLTVLVGAHPPQDAMEADCWVESLADFTPERLRLLLSPAVKGIG